A window of the Emys orbicularis isolate rEmyOrb1 chromosome 1, rEmyOrb1.hap1, whole genome shotgun sequence genome harbors these coding sequences:
- the IFRD1 gene encoding interferon-related developmental regulator 1 gives MPKSKKRGSNHQRGAGGQHRNVQPFSDEDASIETMSHCSGFSDPASFTEEGPEVDEEATQEDFEYKLKGFIDLTLDKSAKTRQAALEGLKNALTSKILYEFILERRMTLTDSIERCIKKGKSDEQSAAARLACLLCVQLGSGIESEEILKTLGPVLKKIICDGTASIQARQACATCLGVCCFIVTDDITELYSTMECLENIFTKWYPRESDTNGISSTHNTVLHISALLAWTLLLTICPVSEVKKKLEMHLHKLPNLLSCDDVNMRIAAGETLALLFELARETEADFFYEDMELLTQKLRALATDGNKHRAKVDKRKQRSVFRDVLRAVEERDFPTETVKFGPERMYIDCWVKKHTYDTFKEILGSGMQYHLQSNEFLRNVFELGPPVMLDAATLKTMKIPRFERHLYNSAAFKARTKARSKCRDKRTDVGEFF, from the exons ATGCCCAAGTCAAAGAAGCGAGGGAGCAACCACCAGCGCGGAGCAG gtggtCAGCACAGAAATGTGCAGCCTTTCAGTGATGAGGATGCATCAATTGAGACTATGAGCCACTGCAGTGGCTTCAGTGACCCTGCTAGCTTCACTGAAGAAG GACCTGAAGTTGATGAAGAAGCAACTCAAGAAGACTTCGAGTACAAGTTAAAGGGATTCATTGACCTTACCTTGGACAAGAG TGCGAAGACAAGACAAGCAGCTCTTGAAGGTCTTAAAAATGCTCTGACTTCTAAAATACTATATGAATTTATCCTGGAAAGGAGAATGACTTTAACTGATAGCATTGAACGCTGCATAAAGAAAG GTAAGAGTGATGAACAGTCCGCAGCAGCAAGGCTGGCATGTCTTCTCTGTGTGCAGTTGGGGTCGGGAATTGAAAGTGAAGAAATCCTTAAGACCCTTGGACCAGTTCTCAAGAAGATAATCTGTGATGGAACAGCTAGTATCCAGGCTAGACAGGCT TGTGCAACCTGCTTGGGAGTTTGCTGTTTCATAGTCACTGATGATATTACT gaacTGTATTCAACTATGGAGTGTCTGGAAAACATATTCACAAAATGGTATCCGAGAGAGAGCGACACTAATGGCATTTCGAGCACCCACAACACAGTGCTTCACATCAGTGCACTTTTAGCATGGACTCTGTTGCTGACCATCTGCCCAGTGAGCGAAGTGAAGAAAAAACTTGAAAT GCACTTACACAAACTTCCAAATCTCTTATCTTGTGATGATGTCAACATGAGAATTGCTGCTGGAGAAACACTAGCTCTTCTGTTTGAACTGGCACGAGAAACGGAAGCT GATTTCTTTTATGAAGACATGGAACTTTTAACACAGAAACTGAGGGCCCTGGCTACAGATGGAAACAAGCACCGTGCCAAAGTAGACAAAAGAAAGCAGCGATCTGTTTTCAGAGATGTCTTGCGAGCAGTAGAG GAGCGTGACTTCCCTACAGAGACTGTCAAATTTGGACCCGAGCGCATGTATATTGACTGCTGGGTTAAGAAACACACATATGATACCTTCAAGGAGATTCTGGGATCAGGGATGCAATATCATTTGCAG TCCAATGAGTTTCTTCGGAATGTGTTTGAACTTGGACCACCAGTAATGCTTGATGCTGCAACTCTTAAAACAATGAAGATACCCCGTTTTGAAAGG CACTTGTACAACTCTGCAGCATTCAAGGCTCGAACAAAGGCTAGAAGCAAATGTCGTGACAAAAGAACAGATGTGGGTGAATTTTTCTAG